A window from Sinorhizobium fredii encodes these proteins:
- a CDS encoding ABC transporter permease: protein MLLVLLTAIGAVYGAIGRITATTAEDPFLFLKLLTEACEPLPSFAALLGFLLPLVAIALGFDAVNGEYAWRTISRLLAQPIYRDAVLFGKFLGGLLVIAIALLRLWLLMTGLGILFLGLPRRPPTSCGVPPISPRRLPTPVSGWRWRSPSRP, encoded by the coding sequence ATGCTGCTCGTGCTGCTGACCGCGATCGGCGCCGTCTATGGTGCGATTGGGCGCATCACCGCAACCACAGCCGAGGATCCTTTCCTGTTCCTGAAGCTGTTGACGGAGGCGTGCGAGCCGCTTCCATCCTTCGCCGCCTTGCTTGGCTTTCTGTTGCCGCTGGTGGCGATCGCGCTGGGTTTCGACGCAGTCAACGGCGAATACGCCTGGCGGACAATAAGCCGGCTCCTGGCGCAGCCGATCTACCGCGATGCGGTTTTGTTCGGAAAGTTCCTCGGTGGCTTGCTTGTTATCGCAATCGCGCTGCTGAGGCTCTGGCTGCTCATGACAGGCCTCGGCATCCTGTTCCTCGGTCTGCCCCGTCGGCCGCCGACATCGTGCGGGGTGCCGCCTATCTCGCCGCGACGCTTGCCTACGCCGGTGTCTGGCTGGCGCTGGCGATCGCCTTCTCGACCTTGA
- a CDS encoding ABC transporter permease subunit: MRGAAYLAATLAYAGVWLALAIAFSTLIRSPATSALAALSVWLVLAVFWDMIAPLFAGALAPIDPLEPMTVVTQLETQ, from the coding sequence GTGCGGGGTGCCGCCTATCTCGCCGCGACGCTTGCCTACGCCGGTGTCTGGCTGGCGCTGGCGATCGCCTTCTCGACCTTGATCCGCTCGCCGGCGACCTCGGCGTTGGCCGCCCTGTCGGTCTGGCTGGTGCTTGCGGTGTTCTGGGACATGATCGCGCCGCTGTTTGCAGGCGCGCTGGCTCCCATCGATCCGCTCGAGCCGATGACGGTGGTGACACAGCTCGAAACGCAGTAG
- the hisN gene encoding histidinol-phosphatase, translated as MLPDRSFFDRLADAAKAETLPRFRTGTSVVNKLEGGFDPVTEADQSAEAAIRRLIEAAFPEHGILGEEHGNIGLDREHVWVIDPIDGTRAFISGLPVWGTLIGLYRHGKAIMGLMDQPFTGERYFADGEKAIYRGPGGEKVLSARACDALSDAVLFTTSPHLYTGDLKERFEALQAKVRLFRYGCDCYAFALLAAGHVDLVIECGLKPYDVGGLIPLIEQAGGIITDWQGGPAEMGGEIIAAGSPELHAQALETLRAR; from the coding sequence ATGCTGCCCGACCGTTCCTTCTTCGACCGCCTCGCCGATGCCGCCAAGGCGGAAACCCTGCCGCGCTTCCGCACGGGCACGAGCGTCGTCAACAAGCTCGAAGGCGGATTCGATCCCGTCACCGAAGCCGATCAGTCGGCCGAGGCGGCCATCCGGCGATTGATCGAAGCCGCGTTCCCTGAGCATGGTATCCTCGGCGAAGAGCACGGCAATATCGGCCTCGACCGCGAACATGTCTGGGTGATCGATCCGATCGACGGAACGCGTGCCTTCATTTCCGGATTGCCGGTCTGGGGAACGCTGATCGGCCTCTATCGCCACGGCAAGGCGATCATGGGGCTGATGGACCAGCCCTTCACCGGCGAGCGCTATTTCGCCGACGGCGAGAAAGCGATCTATCGGGGCCCCGGTGGCGAGAAGGTGCTGTCCGCGCGTGCCTGCGACGCGCTTTCCGATGCTGTCCTGTTCACCACCTCGCCGCATCTCTATACCGGCGATCTCAAGGAGCGCTTCGAAGCGCTGCAGGCCAAGGTGCGGCTCTTCCGCTACGGATGCGATTGCTACGCCTTCGCACTGCTTGCGGCCGGCCATGTCGATCTCGTCATTGAATGCGGCCTGAAGCCCTACGATGTCGGCGGCCTCATTCCGCTAATCGAACAGGCGGGCGGCATCATCACCGACTGGCAGGGCGGTCCGGCGGAAATGGGCGGCGAGATCATCGCCGCGGGCAGCCCGGAGCTACATGCGCAGGCGCTGGAGACGTTGCGAGCGCGCTAA
- a CDS encoding Hsp20 family protein, translated as MRHFDFSPLYRSTVGFDRLFTMLDSLGQPDQAQTYPPYNIERTGENAYRITMAVAGFDESELSVEARENTLTIKGEKSEEKGEESQFLHRGIAKRAFERRFQLADHVEIRAASLKNGLLHVDLVREIPEAAKPRRIEITSVSSQPKQIEAQTA; from the coding sequence ATGCGTCACTTTGACTTTTCCCCCCTTTACCGCTCCACCGTCGGCTTCGATCGCCTGTTCACCATGCTTGACAGCCTGGGCCAGCCCGATCAGGCGCAGACCTATCCGCCCTACAACATCGAGCGGACCGGCGAAAACGCCTACCGTATCACCATGGCCGTTGCCGGCTTCGACGAAAGCGAGCTTTCGGTCGAAGCGCGCGAGAATACGCTGACGATCAAGGGCGAGAAGAGCGAGGAGAAGGGTGAGGAAAGCCAGTTTCTCCATCGCGGCATCGCCAAGCGGGCCTTCGAGCGCCGCTTCCAGCTTGCCGACCATGTCGAGATCCGAGCTGCTTCGCTGAAGAACGGCCTGCTTCACGTCGATCTCGTGCGTGAGATTCCGGAAGCTGCCAAGCCGCGTCGCATCGAGATCACTTCGGTCTCTTCCCAGCCGAAGCAGATCGAGGCGCAGACGGCCTAA
- the gltB gene encoding glutamate synthase large subunit, with product MTDHSPSQQIGLHLAQNAATAVKTPAFPSGLPRKQGLYDPRNEHDACGVGFVAHMKGEKSHQIVRDGLFMLENLTHRGAVGADPLMGDGAGILVQIPDRFFREEMANQGVTLPKAGEYAVGYLFMPRDEKLIAHFKEVISEVVAEEGQHLLGFRDVPVDNSSLSKAPDIAATEPHHVQVFIGAGRDAATNAEFERRLFTLRKVISNRIYAEADGGDLGFYVVSLSTSTIVYKGMFLAYQVGAYYKDLADERFQSAVALVHQRFSTNTFPSWKLAHPYRMVAHNGEINTLRGNVNWMAARQASVSSPLFGDDISKLWPISYEGQSDTACFDNALEFLVQGGYSLSHAVMMLIPEAWAGNQLMSPERKAFYEYHAALMEPWDGPAAVAFTDGRQIGATLDRNGLRPARYIVTSDDRVIMASEAGVLPVDEDKIVKKWRLQPGKMLLIDMEEGRIISDEEVKSSLAGKHPYRQWLDDTQLILEDLKPVEPRALRRDVSLIDRQQAFGYSQEDTKLLMSPMATTGQEAIGSMGTDTPISAMSDKPKLLYTYFKQNFAQVTNPPIDPIREELVMSLVSFIGPRPNILDHAGMAHAKRLEVRQPILTNGDLEKIRSIGHTEDRFDTKTLDFTYDISRGAEGMPEMLDRLCERAEAAVKGGYNIIVLSDRQIGPDRVAIPALLATAAVHHHLIRKGLRTSVGLVLESGEPREVHHFCLLAGYGAEAINPYLAFDTLVDMHKRGDFPKEVDEKEVVYRYIKAVGKGILKVMSKMGISTYQSYCGAQIFDAVGLSSKLVDKYFFGTATTIEGIGLDEIAAETVSRHKAAFGADPVLANTLDIGGEYAFRMRGESHAWTPDAIASLQHAVRGNAEDRYREFAEMVNASALRMNTIRGLFTIKSAEAVGRKPIPIDEVEPAAEIVKRFSTGAMSFGSISREAHTTLAIAMNRIGGKSNTGEGGEESDRYLPRPDGSMNPERSAIKQIASGRFGVTTEYLVNADVLQIKVAQGAKPGEGGQLPGHKVDATVAKTRHSTPGVGLISPPPHHDIYSIEDLAQLIYDLKNVNPEADISVKLVSEVGVGTVAAGVAKARADHITIAGFDGGTGASPLTSLKHAGSPWEIGLAETQQTLVLNGLRSRVALQVDGGLKTGRDVIIGALLGADEFGFATAPLIAAGCIMMRKCHLNTCPVGVATQDPVLRKRFKGAPEHVINYFFFVAEEVREILASLGVRKLDDIIGASELLERDRMIEHWKARGLDFSKIFHKVEAPKEATYWTTRQNHPIDDILDRRLVEKAKLALETKVPVAFEAEIKNVDRSAGAMLSGALAKRWGHKGLKDDTIHVTLKGTAGQSFGAFLARGITFDLVGDGNDYVGKGLSGGRIIVRPPESAKIVPQESIIVGNTVLYGAISGECYFNGVAGERFAVRNSGAVAVVEGVGDHGCEYMTGGVVVVLGGTGRNFAAGMSGGVAYVLDEEGDFARRCNMAMVELQPVPEEDDMLEKLHHHGGDLMYKGRVDVSGDMTRHDEERLYQLISNHLHFTGSARAKEILDQWTDYRPKFRKVMPVEYRRALEDMERMKMAVAAE from the coding sequence ATGACGGATCATTCGCCATCACAACAGATTGGGCTCCACCTCGCACAGAATGCTGCGACGGCTGTGAAAACGCCCGCATTCCCCTCCGGTCTGCCGCGAAAACAGGGCCTTTACGATCCACGCAACGAGCATGACGCCTGCGGCGTCGGCTTCGTCGCGCATATGAAGGGCGAGAAGTCGCACCAGATCGTGCGCGACGGGCTCTTTATGCTTGAAAACCTGACGCACCGCGGTGCGGTCGGCGCCGACCCGCTGATGGGCGACGGCGCGGGCATTCTCGTGCAGATCCCCGACCGCTTCTTCCGCGAGGAGATGGCGAACCAGGGGGTCACCCTGCCGAAGGCGGGCGAATATGCCGTCGGCTATCTCTTCATGCCGCGCGACGAGAAGCTGATCGCCCATTTCAAGGAGGTGATCAGCGAGGTGGTGGCCGAGGAAGGCCAGCATCTGCTCGGCTTCCGCGACGTTCCGGTCGACAATTCGTCGCTTTCGAAGGCGCCAGACATCGCCGCCACCGAGCCGCACCATGTGCAGGTCTTCATCGGCGCCGGCCGCGATGCTGCCACCAATGCGGAATTCGAGCGGCGACTGTTTACGCTGCGCAAGGTGATCTCCAACCGCATCTATGCGGAGGCGGACGGCGGCGACCTCGGCTTCTATGTCGTATCGCTGTCGACCTCGACCATCGTCTACAAGGGCATGTTCCTTGCCTACCAGGTCGGCGCCTATTACAAGGACCTTGCCGACGAGCGTTTCCAGTCGGCGGTGGCGCTGGTTCACCAGCGCTTCTCGACGAACACCTTCCCGTCCTGGAAGCTGGCGCATCCCTACCGCATGGTAGCGCATAACGGCGAGATCAACACGCTGCGCGGCAACGTCAACTGGATGGCGGCGCGGCAGGCGTCGGTTTCCTCGCCGCTCTTCGGCGACGACATCTCCAAGCTCTGGCCGATCTCCTATGAGGGCCAGTCGGACACTGCCTGTTTCGACAACGCGCTCGAGTTCCTGGTGCAGGGCGGCTATTCGCTGTCGCACGCGGTGATGATGCTGATCCCGGAGGCCTGGGCCGGCAACCAGCTGATGTCGCCCGAACGCAAGGCGTTCTACGAGTATCATGCGGCCCTCATGGAACCGTGGGACGGGCCGGCGGCGGTCGCCTTCACCGACGGCCGCCAGATCGGCGCGACGCTCGACCGCAACGGCCTGCGCCCGGCGCGCTATATCGTCACCAGCGACGACCGTGTCATCATGGCGTCGGAAGCCGGCGTGCTTCCAGTGGATGAGGACAAGATCGTCAAGAAGTGGCGGCTGCAGCCGGGCAAGATGCTGCTGATCGACATGGAAGAGGGCCGCATCATCTCCGACGAGGAGGTGAAGTCGTCGCTTGCCGGCAAGCATCCCTACCGGCAGTGGCTCGACGATACCCAGCTCATCCTCGAAGACCTGAAGCCGGTCGAGCCCCGGGCGCTGCGCCGCGACGTATCGCTGATCGACCGCCAGCAGGCCTTCGGCTACAGCCAGGAAGACACGAAGCTCCTGATGTCGCCGATGGCGACTACCGGCCAGGAAGCGATCGGCTCGATGGGCACCGACACGCCGATCTCGGCCATGTCAGACAAGCCGAAGCTGCTTTACACCTATTTCAAGCAGAACTTCGCCCAGGTCACCAACCCGCCGATCGATCCGATCCGCGAGGAACTGGTGATGAGCCTCGTCTCGTTCATCGGTCCGCGGCCGAACATCCTCGACCACGCCGGCATGGCGCATGCCAAGCGGCTGGAGGTTCGCCAGCCGATCCTGACGAATGGCGATCTTGAGAAGATCCGTTCAATCGGCCATACGGAAGACCGCTTCGACACCAAGACGCTCGACTTCACCTATGACATTTCGCGCGGTGCCGAAGGCATGCCGGAAATGCTCGACCGACTCTGCGAGCGCGCCGAAGCGGCGGTCAAGGGCGGCTACAACATCATCGTGCTTTCCGACCGGCAGATCGGGCCGGATCGCGTGGCTATCCCGGCGCTGCTGGCGACCGCGGCCGTGCACCACCACCTTATCCGCAAGGGCCTGCGCACGTCTGTCGGCCTCGTGCTCGAATCGGGCGAGCCGCGCGAGGTGCATCACTTCTGCCTGCTCGCCGGCTATGGCGCGGAAGCGATCAACCCCTATCTCGCCTTCGATACGCTCGTCGACATGCACAAGCGCGGCGACTTCCCAAAGGAAGTCGACGAGAAGGAGGTCGTCTACCGCTACATCAAGGCAGTCGGCAAGGGCATCCTCAAGGTCATGTCGAAGATGGGCATCTCGACTTACCAGTCCTATTGCGGCGCACAGATCTTCGACGCCGTCGGCCTGTCGTCGAAGCTGGTCGACAAGTATTTCTTCGGCACGGCGACGACGATCGAGGGCATCGGCCTCGATGAGATCGCCGCCGAGACGGTTTCCCGCCACAAGGCCGCCTTCGGCGCCGATCCGGTGCTTGCCAACACGCTGGACATCGGCGGCGAATACGCCTTCCGCATGCGCGGCGAGAGCCATGCCTGGACGCCGGACGCCATCGCTTCGCTGCAGCATGCGGTGCGCGGCAATGCCGAGGACCGCTACCGCGAATTCGCCGAGATGGTGAACGCCTCGGCGCTGCGCATGAACACGATCCGCGGACTGTTCACGATCAAGAGCGCAGAGGCCGTCGGCCGCAAGCCGATCCCGATCGACGAGGTCGAGCCGGCAGCCGAGATCGTCAAGCGTTTCTCGACCGGGGCGATGTCCTTCGGCTCGATCAGCCGCGAGGCGCATACGACGCTGGCGATCGCCATGAACCGGATCGGCGGCAAGTCGAACACCGGCGAGGGCGGCGAGGAAAGCGACCGCTATCTGCCGCGTCCGGACGGTTCGATGAACCCGGAACGCTCGGCGATCAAGCAGATCGCCTCCGGCCGCTTCGGCGTCACCACCGAATATTTGGTCAATGCCGACGTGCTGCAGATCAAGGTGGCGCAGGGTGCGAAGCCCGGCGAGGGCGGTCAGCTGCCCGGCCACAAGGTGGATGCGACGGTCGCCAAGACCCGGCATTCGACGCCGGGCGTCGGCCTCATCTCGCCGCCGCCGCATCACGATATCTATTCGATCGAAGACCTGGCGCAGCTGATCTACGATCTGAAGAACGTCAACCCGGAGGCCGATATTTCGGTGAAGCTGGTGTCGGAAGTCGGCGTCGGCACGGTTGCGGCCGGTGTCGCCAAGGCGCGCGCCGACCACATCACCATTGCCGGCTTCGACGGCGGCACCGGCGCCTCGCCGCTGACTTCGCTGAAGCACGCCGGCAGCCCTTGGGAAATCGGCCTTGCCGAAACCCAGCAGACTTTGGTGCTGAACGGCTTGCGCTCGCGCGTCGCCCTTCAGGTCGATGGCGGCCTTAAGACCGGCCGTGATGTGATCATCGGCGCGTTGCTCGGTGCTGACGAATTCGGTTTCGCCACCGCGCCGCTGATCGCCGCCGGCTGCATCATGATGCGCAAGTGCCATCTGAACACCTGTCCGGTCGGCGTCGCCACACAGGATCCGGTGCTCCGGAAGCGCTTCAAGGGCGCGCCGGAACACGTCATCAACTACTTCTTCTTCGTGGCCGAAGAGGTGCGGGAAATCCTCGCTTCGCTCGGGGTCCGCAAGCTCGACGACATCATCGGCGCCTCGGAACTGCTCGAGCGCGACCGTATGATCGAGCATTGGAAGGCGAGGGGCCTCGACTTCTCGAAGATCTTCCACAAGGTCGAAGCGCCGAAGGAAGCGACCTACTGGACGACCCGCCAGAACCATCCGATCGATGACATTCTCGACCGCAGGCTGGTCGAGAAGGCGAAGCTGGCGCTCGAGACCAAGGTTCCGGTGGCGTTCGAGGCGGAGATCAAGAACGTCGACCGCTCGGCCGGCGCGATGCTTTCCGGTGCGCTCGCCAAGCGCTGGGGCCACAAGGGGCTGAAGGACGACACGATCCACGTGACGCTCAAGGGCACGGCGGGCCAGTCCTTCGGCGCCTTCCTGGCGCGCGGCATCACTTTTGATCTCGTCGGCGACGGCAACGACTATGTCGGCAAGGGCCTTTCGGGCGGGCGCATCATCGTTCGGCCGCCGGAAAGCGCGAAGATCGTGCCGCAGGAGTCGATCATCGTCGGCAACACGGTGCTCTACGGGGCGATCTCGGGCGAGTGCTACTTCAACGGCGTCGCCGGCGAACGCTTCGCCGTGCGCAACTCGGGTGCGGTGGCGGTCGTCGAGGGTGTCGGCGACCACGGCTGCGAATACATGACCGGCGGCGTCGTCGTCGTGCTCGGCGGCACGGGGCGCAACTTCGCGGCCGGCATGTCCGGCGGCGTCGCCTACGTGCTCGACGAGGAGGGAGACTTCGCACGCCGCTGCAACATGGCCATGGTCGAGCTGCAGCCGGTGCCGGAGGAGGACGACATGCTGGAGAAGCTGCACCATCACGGCGGCGACCTCATGTACAAGGGCCGGGTGGACGTCTCGGGCGATATGACGCGCCACGACGAGGAACGGCTCTACCAGCTGATCTCCAACCACCTGCACTTCACGGGGTCGGCGCGCGCCAAGGAGATCCTCGATCAGTGGACGGACTACCGGCCGAAATTCCGGAAGGTCATGCCGGTCGAATACCGCCGCGCGCTCGAGGACATGGAACGCATGAAAATGGCGGTAGCGGCCGAGTAA
- a CDS encoding threonine aldolase family protein, which produces MIFASDNWAGAHPAISENLAAEARGYVSAYGTSELDRNVEKRLSEIFETDVAVFFVGTGTAANALALASTNRAGGVAFCHREAHVNVDECGAPEFFSQGARLCPVAGARGKMDAARLEAEIRRFPPDVVHGGQPMAVTLTQATESGTVYSLPEIEAIASIAKSHRLPLHMDGARFANALVSLDTTPAEMTWKRGVDLLSFGGTKNGCWCAEALILFDLSKAHEMHFLRKRAAQLFSKSRFIAAQFDAYLKGDLWLDLARHANGMARRLAEGIAASAVSRLAWTPEANEVFVILKRDVAARLQEQGAVFYDWPAPQDLSSSLAADEGLYRLVTSFATRADDVDQFIAAC; this is translated from the coding sequence ATGATATTTGCCTCCGACAACTGGGCTGGCGCTCATCCGGCCATTTCCGAAAACCTCGCCGCCGAAGCGCGGGGTTATGTTTCCGCCTACGGCACGAGCGAACTCGACCGGAATGTGGAAAAGCGCCTGTCGGAGATTTTCGAAACGGACGTGGCGGTGTTCTTCGTCGGCACCGGCACGGCGGCCAACGCGCTTGCGCTGGCGAGCACCAATCGGGCCGGAGGGGTCGCCTTCTGCCACCGCGAAGCGCATGTGAATGTGGACGAATGCGGCGCGCCGGAATTCTTCTCGCAGGGCGCCAGGCTGTGCCCGGTCGCCGGCGCGCGCGGCAAGATGGATGCGGCGCGGCTCGAGGCCGAGATCCGCCGCTTTCCGCCGGACGTCGTGCATGGCGGCCAGCCGATGGCGGTGACGCTGACGCAGGCGACGGAGAGCGGCACGGTCTATTCGCTCCCGGAGATCGAAGCGATCGCCTCGATCGCCAAGTCACACAGGCTGCCGCTGCACATGGACGGCGCGCGCTTCGCCAATGCCCTCGTTAGCCTCGACACAACCCCGGCCGAGATGACCTGGAAGCGCGGCGTCGACCTTCTATCCTTCGGCGGCACGAAGAACGGCTGCTGGTGCGCCGAGGCGCTCATCCTCTTCGACCTGTCGAAGGCGCACGAGATGCACTTCCTACGCAAGCGGGCGGCCCAGCTTTTCTCGAAGTCCCGTTTCATCGCCGCCCAATTCGACGCTTATCTCAAGGGCGATCTATGGCTCGATCTCGCCCGCCATGCGAATGGCATGGCCCGCCGCCTTGCGGAAGGAATCGCGGCTTCGGCCGTGAGCCGGCTCGCCTGGACGCCGGAGGCCAACGAAGTTTTCGTGATCCTGAAGCGCGACGTGGCCGCGCGTCTGCAGGAGCAGGGGGCGGTCTTCTACGACTGGCCCGCGCCGCAAGACCTCTCCTCCAGCCTCGCCGCGGATGAAGGCCTCTACCGCCTCGTCACAAGCTTCGCGACGCGCGCCGATGACGTCGACCAGTTCATCGCGGCCTGCTGA
- the cpdR1 gene encoding response regulator CpdR1 encodes MTAKILLAEDDNDMRRFLVKALEKAGYKVLSYDNGASAYDRLREEPFSLLLTDIVMPEMDGIELARRATELDPDLKVMFITGFAAVALNPDSKAPKDAKVLSKPFHLRDLVDEVNKMLAA; translated from the coding sequence ATGACTGCGAAAATCCTCCTTGCCGAAGACGACAACGACATGCGCCGCTTCCTCGTGAAGGCGTTGGAAAAGGCCGGCTACAAGGTCCTGTCCTACGACAACGGCGCCAGCGCCTATGACCGGCTGCGCGAAGAGCCCTTTTCGCTGCTGCTGACCGATATCGTTATGCCCGAGATGGACGGCATCGAGCTCGCCCGCCGGGCGACCGAGCTCGACCCGGACCTGAAGGTCATGTTCATCACCGGCTTTGCCGCCGTCGCGCTCAATCCCGACTCGAAGGCCCCGAAGGACGCCAAGGTCCTTTCGAAGCCCTTCCACCTTCGCGACCTCGTCGACGAGGTCAACAAGATGCTGGCTGCCTGA
- a CDS encoding alpha/beta fold hydrolase — translation MTTILHSTPDNPIPGKPRVGFLDGAGDRKIRYAVFKANAPVTRGTIVLLQGRNESIEKYFETIGDLTAAGFWVATFDWRGQGGSERLLPQPGRGHVEHFADYERDLSIFLEQIVLPDTRLPFSIVAHSMGALVALSLAPMLASRIDRMVLLAPFLGLSGQAIGEPGIVAIATAMRWFGLGNLPVRGDKERQSPFRNNPLTSDSRRYARNLAVIDACPHLRIGPPTGRWLSEAFRVIRRTTRREHLTRIIVPTVILAPTADGLVPYLAMEYLASNFRAGHLIPIDGARHELFQEADRYRAQALAAILAFLPGTDAEEIDLSPQTMEDA, via the coding sequence ATGACGACGATCCTTCATTCCACGCCGGATAATCCGATACCGGGCAAGCCCCGGGTGGGCTTTTTGGACGGCGCCGGCGACCGCAAGATCCGCTACGCCGTCTTCAAGGCGAACGCGCCGGTCACGCGCGGCACGATTGTGCTCCTGCAGGGGCGCAACGAGTCGATCGAGAAATACTTCGAAACGATCGGCGATCTCACGGCGGCCGGTTTCTGGGTCGCGACCTTCGACTGGCGCGGTCAGGGTGGATCCGAACGGCTGCTGCCGCAGCCGGGCCGCGGCCACGTGGAGCATTTTGCCGACTACGAGCGCGATCTGTCGATATTCCTGGAGCAGATCGTCCTGCCCGACACGCGCCTGCCCTTTTCCATTGTCGCCCATTCGATGGGGGCGCTCGTCGCCCTGTCGCTGGCGCCGATGCTGGCAAGCCGTATCGACCGAATGGTGCTGCTGGCCCCATTTCTGGGCTTGAGCGGCCAGGCGATCGGCGAGCCCGGCATAGTCGCGATCGCCACGGCAATGCGCTGGTTCGGCCTCGGCAACCTGCCGGTGCGCGGCGACAAGGAGCGCCAGTCTCCCTTCAGGAACAACCCGCTGACCTCGGACAGCCGGCGTTATGCCCGCAACCTTGCCGTCATCGACGCCTGTCCGCATTTGCGCATCGGGCCGCCGACCGGCCGCTGGTTGAGCGAAGCGTTCCGGGTGATCAGGCGCACGACGCGCCGCGAGCACCTCACGAGGATAATCGTGCCGACGGTCATCCTGGCGCCGACGGCCGACGGCCTCGTGCCCTATCTCGCCATGGAATATCTCGCCAGCAATTTCCGCGCCGGCCATTTGATCCCGATCGACGGGGCGCGCCACGAGCTCTTCCAGGAAGCCGACCGCTACCGCGCCCAGGCGCTCGCCGCCATTCTGGCCTTCCTGCCGGGGACCGACGCCGAGGAAATCGACCTTTCGCCGCAGACGATGGAAGATGCGTAA
- a CDS encoding N-formylglutamate amidohydrolase: MGEVAEWDVFEVLEPASQRIPLVFNSPHSGRYYPQSFLDQSRLDAHSIRRSEDHFVDELFQSATLLGAPLLRAHFPRAFLDVNREPYELDPRMFEGALPPHANISSMRVAGGLGTVPRLVAENMEIYRSRVPVEEALARIESIYKPYHATLRKLIARTHVQFGMAVLIDCHSMPGNVHLAGSGQRPDFIIGDRYGTSAAAELSRFAVELLEQLGYAVTRNKPYAGGFITEHYGRPTRGLHALQIEINRSLYIDEATLVKKPGFAALETDLATFVAGLARHVEDYGAYLPLAAE; this comes from the coding sequence ATGGGGGAAGTGGCCGAGTGGGACGTGTTCGAGGTCTTGGAACCCGCGAGCCAGCGGATCCCCCTCGTGTTCAACTCACCGCATAGCGGGCGCTACTATCCCCAATCCTTTCTCGATCAGTCGCGGCTCGATGCGCATTCGATTCGGCGGTCCGAGGATCACTTCGTCGACGAACTCTTCCAAAGCGCCACGCTCCTTGGAGCGCCGCTGCTGAGGGCCCATTTCCCGCGTGCCTTTCTCGACGTCAACCGCGAACCTTACGAGCTCGATCCGCGCATGTTCGAGGGGGCGCTGCCGCCCCACGCCAATATCAGCTCGATGCGGGTCGCAGGCGGGCTCGGCACGGTGCCGCGGCTGGTCGCCGAGAATATGGAAATCTATCGCAGCCGCGTGCCCGTCGAGGAGGCGCTGGCGCGGATCGAATCGATCTACAAGCCCTACCATGCGACGCTCCGGAAGCTGATCGCCCGCACCCATGTCCAGTTCGGCATGGCGGTGCTCATCGACTGCCACTCGATGCCCGGCAACGTTCACCTGGCAGGAAGCGGCCAGCGACCGGATTTCATCATCGGCGACCGCTATGGAACGAGCGCCGCGGCGGAACTGTCGCGCTTTGCGGTCGAACTCCTGGAGCAGCTCGGCTATGCGGTGACGCGCAACAAGCCCTATGCCGGCGGCTTCATCACCGAACATTATGGCCGGCCGACGCGGGGGCTACACGCGCTTCAGATCGAGATCAACCGCAGCCTCTATATCGACGAGGCGACGCTGGTCAAAAAGCCGGGATTTGCCGCCCTGGAAACCGATCTTGCGACGTTCGTCGCAGGTCTGGCGCGCCATGTCGAGGATTACGGCGCCTATCTGCCGCTTGCCGCGGAATAG